The sequence TTGCTGTGCTGCTGCTCAGCTGCTTGTTCTTCCTGAAGAAGGAGGCCCACCCAGCGGGGGGCCCCATGGCCCGACAGCCCTTCTGGGCTCCCCCAGGGCCCCGGCGCAGCCAGTGTCCACCCAACCACACGGTGGCCAATGCCTCCCTGTTCCTGCCTAACCGTCACCGCCTCTTCTTGACCTATCGTCACTGCCGCAACTTCTCCATCTTGCTGGAGCCTTCGGGCTGTGCCGAGGACACCTTTCTGCTCCTGGCCATCAAGTCACAGCCTGGCCATGTGGAGCGACGTGCGGCCATCCGCAGCACGTGGGGCCGCGCAGGAAGCTGGGCTAAGGGCCGGCAGCTGAAGCTGGTGTTCCTCCTGGGGGTGGCGGGATctgtgcccccagcccagctgctGGCCTACGAGAGTCGGGAGTTTGATGATATCCTACAGTGGGACTTTGCTGAGGACTTTTTCAACCTGACACTCAAGGAGCTGCACTTGCAGCGCTGGGTGGCAGCTGTCTGCTCCCAGGCCCATTTCATGCTAAAGGGAGATGATGATGTCTTTGTCCATGTCCCCAATGTGTTGGAGTTCCTGGATGGCTGGGACCCAGCCCAGGATCTACTGGTGGGAGATGTCATCCGCCAGGCCCTGCCCAACAGGAACACCAAGGTCAAATATTTCATCCCACCCTCCATGTACAGGGCCCACCACTACCCACCCtatgctgggggtggagggtatGTCATGTCCAGAGCCACTGTGCAGCACCTCCAAGCAGCCGTGGAAGAGGCTGAACTCTTCCCCATTGATGACGTCTTTGTGGGGATGTGCCTGGAAAAGCTGGGGGTGAGCCCCATGCACCATGCTGGCTTCAAGACATTTGGAATAAGGCGGCCCCTGGACCCTCGGGACCCCTGCCTGTACAGAGGGCTCCTTCTGGTGCACCGCCTCAGCCCCCTGCAGATGTGGACCATGTGGGCACTGGTAACGGATGAGGGGCTCAAGTGTGCAGCTGCCCCCTTGTCCCAGCTTCGAGGGGTGGGTTGAGCGAGTAGACTTAATTTTGCAATCATGAGAAATCGCGAACCCTGAAACTTGGCCCTTGATGGGTCTACAAGAAATGCTGACTTTGTTTTTGTAACCTCCTCCCAAACCTTGCTAACTGATTAAAACACTGAAACCTGGCTAACTTGTCCCAGTATGTGTTAAATGGGCAAATGCTGCCATCACTCCATGGGGGGACTCCTGGAGCCCCTTGGGGCTCTTCCAGTCTGGAGAGGGTGGTGAAGGAGGGAGGCTGCCTAGGGCtccaaaagacacacacaaacatcttttttaaatgcaaaaaaaaattattctccttTAGATACAACGAGAAGCtccaaggaaaaaaggaaacGAGAAGTGTGTGTTGGAATAAGTCCTGTTAAGAGCACCAGGTAAACACTCTGCTCCAGTCCCTGGGCTTTTGGGCTTTTGGCTCCTTGGCCTGAGTTGTCCTTACAGGGCAATGGGGCCAGGTCACAGAAGGCATTAGAAACACTTACCAAAAAGAAATCTTACAAACACACAGGCTCCCCTTGCCCCAAAAAACTCATCCCTATGGAGGGAGCAAATACTAAGTCATATTTGAAAATGTTAGATGGGAAACCGAGATTTAACAGCTACTAGTGGACATGACAGAGAAGGCCCCTTCTCTCTGGCCAGGTTGGTGAGATGCTCTGGGTGGGAGGTAAAAAGATCGATGGGTGAGAGGGCAGCTCTGCTGAGCAGGGTGAAATGTTAAACGGGGTGCAGTGTGCCCTGCAGGGCTAAGAACCAGGTCCAGTAGAAGCCTGAGACTGTGGAGATAGGGGTCAGGCACTCACAGCTCACAATGACCTCTGGTCTGATGGGCCAGGGCAGGACCTGCCTGCCATGCCTCTGTGCGCAGAGAAAGCTGTGCTGACCTGGGGCTGGATGGTGTCTGCCCTTGCTTTCCCCAGGCCGAGTGGGCAGACGTGGGCAGCAGCTCAGGCCCTCAATCCTCACGCAGGTAGGCCTCCTGCTCCGGCTCAGCCCTCtcatccccttcctcctgtgtttTCTGTCGGAGTTCTTCTGTCTGTGCTTCTGCCAACTTGGTTTCTGCTTTCTGGGAAAGCTGGCGCACCTCCTGCACCTGCGATCTCACCAGCTGGATATGACTCCTGGCAGTTACAGAGGCCTGGTCCGCTCCTGCCAAAAGATAGGCCACTTATGCTGAGTGGACACAAGGAGAGCCTGGGGGCTCTGTGGTTGTCATCTGAGCCTTTCTTGGGGCCacttcccctgccctccctgcaaAGCAGAGAACCCTCTACCCTCCACATCCAGGTCTGCATTTTACTCTTTATTGTCAAAACCCTGGCATTTTCCTCCAGCTATCAGCAGCCATCATTGTTATAATTATCAAATGCAATTCCCACAATCATCTTTATAGCTACTCAGCTCTTAGTATAGAcgttttaagattttaatttttttaactgcacaatacatttctttttcacaAATGAGATCACTAATAAAATTGTCAAACATCTTTCCTCACCCTACCCAATCTTCAGAGATAACACCTTTTAGAAGTTTAAAGGGCACCTTCCTCATCCTTTAAAATGTTACTATAAAGTAACATTTCATCTATTTACTAGATGGGCTGCTGTCCAATTCATGAActgttgaataaagccaattagatcttttttaaaaagttcctacATTCATAtggaatacacagaaaaaaattttatgactATAAATCTACATAATGGCACaaacagtatttattgaacatattttGCAATTTTGTTTTTGAGCACTATCATTTTACCTGCTGCTAGTGTATTTCATAATATAGATATCcgtatttattaattcatctacAGAACATTCAAGCAGTTCTTTTCTATGTTATTGCATTAATGAGAACCTTTAGTACAATGTAGAAAGACAGTGGAGGATAGCAGGTGTCCTTTTATTTCTGACGTTGATGGAAATGCTTCTCACATTTCACTATGAAATAGGATTATTTAACCATCATGTTTAGAACATTCTCTCTATAATTGTACTCAGATTTAAATCGGAAATGGGCACTATATTTTACTGAAGGCTTCTGGGGCATACACTGATAGGATTACACAAGTGGCTTTTCTCCTATAATCTACTGTAGATAATCTCAAGTAGTGAATTAAATGTtgatagggtttttgttttgctatatgtagatttttttaaattttatttttattgaaatgtagttgatatacaatgttgtgttagttactgctgcacagcaaagtgattcagttacacatatatatgcatttttttaaatattcttttccattatggtttatcataagatattgaatagagttccttgtggtatacagtaggaccttgttgtttattcatcctatatataaaagcttacatctgctaaccccagcctcccactccatccctcccctaatGCCCtcggcaaccaccagtctgttctctatgtccctgattttgtttctgtttcatagataagttcatttatgtcatattttggattccacatataagtggtatcatacggtatttgtctttctctgacttacttcacctagtatgataatctctagtcgcatccatgttgctgcaaatggcattatttcgttcttttttatggctgagtagtattccattgtatatatgtacatcttctttatccattcatctgtcaatggagatttaagttgtttccatgtcttggctattgtgaatagtgctgctgtgaacataggggtgcatgtattttttgaattatagttttgtccagatacatgcccaggagtgggattgctggatcatatggtgactctatttttagctttctgaggaacctccatacagttttccacagtggctgcaccaacttacgttcccaccaacagtgtaggagagttcccttttctccacaccctctccggcatttgttatttgtagactttttattgatggccattctgactggtccgtggggtggtacctcattgtagttttgatttacatttctctaataattagcgatgttgagcatcttttcatgtgtctattggctgtatgtatttcttctttggagaaatgtctgattaaatgttctgcccatttttcgattgggttgtttacttttttgttgttgagttgtaggagctgtttacatattttggaaattaagcccttgttagTCacgttgtttgcaaatattttctaccactgtgtaggttgtctttttgttttgtttatggtttcctttgctgtacaaaagattttaaatttgattaagtcccatttgtttacttttgtttttatttccattgccttgggagactgacctaagaaaacattgctatgatttatgtcagagaatgttgtGTCTATGTTCTCTTGAtaggttttttaatattgaattatcattttattttgaagataaatGGTGATATTTgatttatatctatattcataagtgatACTGAACTATAGTTTTTTTGTTCTGGTGCTGGGCAAGTCCAGTTTGGGATCAGGCCTATGCTGGTTTTAGACAATTATAATAGTTGGGAGGCTTGTCATCATTTTTTGGTACACTTTCTGTAACACAGGAATTGTGTTTCTTGAAGATTTAATAAAACTCTCCCACAAAACTGCCTGGGCTTAGTGTTTACTTTGGGGGAACAGATTCTTTGTGAATACTATTTCAACTTTTGTGGTTAGTGATCTTACTTGGATTCTTTACTTCTTGGGCCAACTCAGGATTTACATAAAGATCATAATATTCTCGTATGATTAAAAAACCCCTCCATATCTATAATAGCTCCTTCTGATGTTACTTTTGCTCTCTAAAAAGTTATACTTGccaaacctaattttttttttttcaaacctaatttttaaattcttttcaagGAACCGGAGTTTGCCTTTTtgactatttatttttggctgcgttgtgtcttcgttgctgcacacaggctttctctaattgtggcaagcgggggctgctcttcattgtggtgtgtgggcttctcactgcggtggcttctcttgttgcggtgcacgggctctaggcatgcaggcttcagtagctgtggcacgcaggctcagcagttgtggcttgcgggctctagagcacaggctcagtagttgtggagcacgggcttagttgctccacggcatgtggcatcttcccagaccagggctcaaacctgtgtcccctgcattggcaggtggattcttaaccactgcaccaccagggaagtccctatttctttttagtcttcttataccttttcttttattccacattgtctgaatttattttgctttctctaacttactgggttaaaagtttaattaatttattttcagttcttcTTAGTACAGTGAACATTACCTGTCACTTATGGCtgctgttctttttatttatgacaTGTGCCTTTAAATAAGGGTCAATTTCTATTTAAGAGCTACTTTGTATACAACTCTCTGGGTCTGCTATATACAAGACTTATGACAGttctaaatacttttaaatttccatttttctttattgaggtatagttgatttacaatagtatataagttttaggtgtacaacatagttattcacaatttttaaaggttctaatccatttatagttactataaaatactggctatattttCTGTTCAgtatatccttgcagcttatttatttaatacatagtagtttatacctcttcatcctctccccactggtaaccactagtttgttctttgttctctgtgagtctgttttgttatattcactagtttgttttttagattccacatataagtgatatacagtatttgtctttgtgtctgacttatttcactaagactAAACCTtgcaagtccatccatgttgttgcaaatggcaaaatttcattcttttatggctgagtaatattccactgtatatatacaccacatctgtatccattcatctgttgatggacacttaggttgcttccaaatcttggctattgtaaataatgctgctatgaacattggggtgcatatatctttttgaattcacagtttcattttcttcagagatatacctaggagtggaaaggaattgctggatcatatggtggttctatttttttttcctctctcttttttttttttttttttttgctgtgctgctcagcttgtgggatcttagttccccaaccagggattgaacccgtgccctcggcaatgaaaatgcagagtcctaaacactggaccaccagggaattcccactattttcagtttgtttatttttaccgtcttttaaaaaaattttttattggagtataattgatttgttttaggtgtacagtaaggtgtatcagttatatatatatgtatatccacttttttagattcttttcccatataggccattacagagtattgagttccctgtgctatacagtaggtccttattaattatctattttatacatagtagtgtatatatgtcaatcccaatctctcaatttatccatccccccaccctttcccccctataaccataagtttgttttctacatctgtgactctatttctgttttgtaaataagttcatttgtatcattttttttctttggttccacagataagcaatatcatatttgtctttctccgacttacttcactcagtacgactatctctaggtccacccatgttgctgcaaatggcattattttgttcttttttatggctgagtaatattccattgtatatatgtagcacatcttctctatccactcttctgtagatggacatttaggttgcttccaaatcttggctactgtaaacagtgctgtagtgaacactggggtgcatgtatcttttcaaattatggctttctttggatatatgcccaggagcgggattgctgtatcatatggtagttctattttcagttttttaaggaaactccatactgttctccacaatggttgtaccaatttacattcccacccacagtgtaggagggttcccttttctctataccctttccagtatttattgtttgtagattttttgatgatggccattctgaccagtgtgaggtgacacctcattgcagttttgatttgcatttctctaataattagcgatattgacATCTTCtaatgtgcttcttggccatctgtatgtcttctttggcaaaatgtttatttagatcttctgcccatattttgattgggttgtttttctgttactgggctgcatgaactgtttgtatattttggagattaatcccttgttgggcACTTCGTGTTGggcactttgtttgcaaatattttctcccattctataggttgcttttaagtttaattaggatctatttgtttatttttattttcattactctaggaggtggatcaaaaaagatattgctgtgatttatgtcagtgttctgcctgttttcctctaagagttttatagtgtctggccttacatttaggtctttaatccattttgagtttatttttgtgtatggtgttagagtgtgttctaatttcattctttcacatgtaactgtccagttttcccagcaccacttattgaaaaaagagactgtcttttcgccattgcatattcttgcctccattgtcatagattggttgaccataggtgtgtgggtttattttattttttgaggaaactccatactgtttatCACAGCGGCTACACTATTTTACATTACTactaacagtgtactagggttcccttttctccacattctcaccgacatttgttatttatgatctttttatgatagccattctgacaggtgaggtgatatatctcattgtggttttgatttgcatttctctgatgattagcgatgtcaagcatcttttcatgcacccattggccatctgtacgttgtctttggaaaatgtctattcagatccttccatttttaaatcaggggtttcttttgatattgagttgtatgggttaaatttccattttgatttttggTGAGGAAGGGGGGGTATCTAGTAATTTGCTGAGTCTTTGTCACTTggcataaaaatcaatttttgtaCATGTTGTATACTATTTGAatttgaagagaattttttttgggggggaggacAAAATTTTGTATTCAGTATATGCATTTggttaagcttttaaaaatcattctgttCCAACACTTAATAGTTTTGATTGTTTTGGTCTTGACCTGTGAGCCTGAGATGTGTATAAAGCTCCATTTCTCCTTGTAaatctatcagtttttgcctcattaGACACGCACTTCATGATTGATGTCTTGATGAATTGTTCGGTCCCTTTTAATGCTTTTTGTCTTGAATCCCCCTTCTGATTCTGACATTGCTCTGCCACCTTTTTTGGGGTAGATTTCTTTTTGTTAGTAATGGTTCAGTTTATCTTAAAATTCTAAACCTTCCTATGCATTTCTGTTTTAGATGTGCCTCTGTAAACAGTTTTAgctagaattattttttaatacattcagAAAGTAATATGTAAATTTATTCTTATTGTGATTACTGATATTTGAATGTGTtctattttactttgcattttctaattAACAGGCTTTATTTCTTAAACCTTTCCTGCCTTAACTGAATTTTATCaactcccccccccttttttttttgtggtacgcaggcctctcactgttgtggcctctcccgttgtggagcacaggctccagacacgcaggcccagcagccatagctcacaggcccagccgctccgcagcacgtgggatcctcccggaccggggcacgaacccgtgtcccctgcatcggcaggtggactctcaaccactgcgccaccagtgaagcccctcccctcccaatTCTTTTTGAAGTGTTTAACAATGTCTAATGTTAAGCCATTGTCTCTCTTCTTGAGCAAGAAAGCTTAGCATGCTTTCACTTCTTCCCCAAACTGATTTGATTTCTTAAAAGTTTAAcactcagggggcttccctggtggcacagtggttgagaatctgcctgccaatgcaggggacacagttcagtccctGGCCcaagaagattccacatgctgcagagcaactaagcctgtgcgccacaactactgaagcctgcatgcctacagcccatgctccatgagagaagccacagcaatgagaagcctgtgcactgcaacaaacagtagccccccacaactagagaaagcccgtgcacagcaacgaagacccaacacagccaaaaataaataaataaataaatttatttaaaaaaaaaatgaacactcaGAGCTTTTGACAAGTTTTACTAAATTTTCTTCATTAGTTTAGTATCTCAGTTGCTTCTTTCTAAACTAATTTTTCTTTACAGAGTAGTTTTTCCAGAAAGTATAAGCAGTTGGTAAGCTGAGTCTTTATGTCTGAAAACATCTTTTATTCTCACATTTTAAAGATATCTGGATGGTTATTTTTTGTCATCTTGCATCTAGGGTTGCAGATAAGATTAATGTTTGATTATACTTCCTTTGTAAGtaactgtttttttcttatagtttttaggatttttctttgtatagtttgttttcttttttttttaccatatgagatatatttatattttaaattgtgttcAGAAGCTTTGTGAGCCCTTTCAATCAGTTCtgggaaaatgtcttttttcagATAATGCTTATAATTtactctccctcttttctcctgCTAGATCTAAGCCTAGTGAGTGGTGAGGGCTGCCTGGGACTGTTCCTGCTGTAGAACCCTCAGCAAACCTCCCTGTTCACTGCACCTGGAAACCCTGCTCCCACCTTTGGTGTGCCACTACTAAAATGCTACTTTTATACTTGTTTCGCTGTTCATCCCAATCCTGTTTTCAGAATCTCTTATTCCCCGGGGCATTAGTTAACTAAGAATTCTTTGgttttacttaaaaaatcttttatatctTTAAGATTTCAGAAAACAATAGCACTTTAACAAACCAGTTTCCTAACTTCCGTGGTGACATAGTTTGGGCCCAACCAGGTAAGATGTCAAATGAGGGGTTCCCTCAAATACATTTAATTAGAAAACCATTCAGCTCAAGCCCACTGGATGGATAGTGATGGTTTAAAAACATCTGGTGAATAAAAAACTGCATTTTCTATACTCAGGCACCAAGGCACAGAGGATGAAGCCCTGGCTACCAGGGGCAAAGGCTTTAGAATCTGACCTACTTTGCTGAATCCCAGTTTGGCTGCTTACTTACTGTGTACCACAGCACACTGGGTGAATTACTTAACCCCCTCTATctgccagtttcttcatctataaagtgggaatgATGATAGTAACTCCTACTTTAAAGGAACTATGGGGGGTTAAATGTCTATAAAATGTTTatcacaaagcctgaaatatagATACTATTCATAAATTATccaggttattaaaaaataaatgttcaaaacCTATttggagggctcccctggtggtgcagtggttgggagtccgcctgccgatgcaggggacacgggtttgtgccccggtccgggaagatcccacatgccgcatagcggctgggcccgtgagccatggccgctgagcctgcgcgtcggagcctgtgctccgcagcgggagaggccacaacagtgagaggcctgcgtaccgcaaaaaaaaacaaacacctattTGGAAGCAATCAAAATTTCCAGCTGACAGTAGTTTTATCATTTCTCATTTTCTAGATATTAACTAGCTTCTATGGGTCTGGTCTACAAGGgcattaatttttcctttgtgcAGATTAAATATTGGTTAATATATTGGAAATGGGAACATTTTCCCACAAGGTTATAGCCACAATATCCCTCACTTTTCAGCTAGATGAAAACTCAAAGAGCACCTCCATAGTAAGAAATGTAACCTACCGGTTTGGTATGCAGCTTCTGCTGCCATCTCTGAGAGACTAACTGCAGTCATCCAGGTGGTTTCCAACTTCAAGTACTCTTGCTGTTTTGAAGTCATCTATAAATTAAACAAAGCACTTCAGACAACATGACTCTGCATTACGTCATTAAGCACATTTAAATGGACTTATTCAATAGTAGACTGAGAGAACAGCTACTGGTAAAACACCTTCATTCAATCATTTAGATAACCACAATGAGGCAGGAGCACTAATACAGAAACGCCAAGTAACTTTGCTCACCTCAACTCTGGCTCCTATGATCACCTGCCACACTGCGTCTTCCTCCTGTGAATTCATTTTCCCAAGTAAACTTGTGTATTGTCGATACAGAGAACTTAAGGTATAAACAGCCTACAAATatagaataaatgagtaaaataagtGAGGCATATTAGGGTTAGTGAGACTTACACCTCAAGGTTAAGTCACACTGCAGCAAACTGACTCTTCAGTCCTTCTGCTTCACTGAACCTGCACTATTGTATGAAGTAGAGGCATTATCCTAGGACATCAGTATCTCCACTTGTCAACtttagcgggcttccctggtggcacagtggttgagagtccgcctgctgatgcaggggacgcgggttcgtgccccggtccaggaatatcccacatgctgcagagcggccgGGTCCATGAGccagggctgctgagcctgcacgtccggagcctgtgctccgcaacgggagaggccacaacagtgagaggcccacgtaccgcgaaaaaaaaacaacactttttAGCAATTTAGACATACAAAAAGAACATAATGCAGATGGAAAACTCAGAAAACTGGGAATAAAGCTGCTGGAAAATGAAGGTAAAGAAACATATGAGACTCTTAAAAATGATTCTGATTATCCATATACTCTCTATTAGATCAGTGGTTTTTAAACTGTCCTCACACAGAAGCCCCTGGTACCCCCAACTGAACCAGATCAGCATGGTCCCCCTGTCTTATATACTGGGCTactatatttaagatttttcttttaaaaagggttCCTGGACAGTGAGGCCAACCACAGCCCCTTCCCAGAGGGTGAGTGTCCCACCTGCAGGGGCCCTACATTAAATGAGGATGAAGCAAAactctagttcaaaaagatacacacacccctatgttcatagcagcactatttacagtagccaagatatggaagcaacctaaatgtccactgacagatgaatgggtaaagaagatgtggtacatatatacagtggaatattactcagccataaaaaagaatggaacaggtgcttccctggtggcacagtggcttccctggtggcacaagaatctgcctgccaacacaggggacacaggttcaagccctggtctgggaagatcccacatgctgcggagcaactaagcccgtgcgccacaactactgagtctgccctagagcctgcgagccgcaactactgaagcttgcacgcttagagcccgtgctctgcaacaagagaagtcaccacaaggagaagcccacacaccgcaatgaagagtagcccccgcttgccacaactagagaaagcccatgcgcagcaacaaagacccaactcagccaaaaataaataaataaataaggaggtgagggaaagatggattgggagtttgggattagcagatgcaaactattatacagagaatggataaacaacaaggtcctactgtatagcacagggaagtatattcaatatcctgtgatcataatggaaaagaatatgaagaagaatatatgtgtaactgaatcactttgctgtacagtagaaattaacacaacattgtaaatcaactatacttcagtaaaaaaaaatttttaaataaaataaaataataaaaagggttCGTGGAGAAAGTCTAAAAACCAGTAATTTAGGTCAGGACTCAACCAACttttttttgtaaagggccagagagtggcCCTACAGTCTCTgtttgcaactattcaactcacGAAAGCAGTCATAGAGAATACACAAAAAAACGAGCCTGACCGTGTACCAATCAAACTACAAACGCAGGCATCAGACCCGATTTGATCTGTGAGCCATAGTTTGCTAACCACTGACTTAGATGACCAAGACTTAACAAGAGGACACTTACCTTAGTATATTCAGTGATTGCTTCAATCAATGCATATGTGGTCTGAGAGAGAAAGGTAGAGGTGCTATCTGTTACCAAAGACACAGCCCTCCTCGTTAATGCATCATTACTAAGAGAATGAGGCTCCGGTTTCtgaaacacacaaacatttttaGTCAATTTCGAACCTAAAGCTCCAGCTGAGATCATATACAGCCAAGTGAAAAATGTAATTCTCACACTGCAACTGCACTATGATGCTTctgttaactttttctttttaagctttattttcgCTATTTAAGACAACATATGAAAATAATTCTAGAATATGCTTTCTACCTACTTTTGTTGCTTATTCTCTGCTCCAAAAAgcaaagtatttctttttatcaaataAAAGGCTAGTATTTATAATCAACAAATTTCATGAAGTTATGATTCATTCATTACCACAGTGCTAGATGCTTGGGATATAAAGATAAACTAGAAAATTAATGCAATCAAGTACCATGGGAGCTGTGGAAGAAGTCTGGAGGGGCACACGTAAGACAGCAATCACTTCTACATCGAATGAGAATAACTTAGAAAAGGCTTCAGAGAGGTAATAAGGATTAAGTTGAGTCTAAGAAAGTAAATGGTGGAGAGGGCAAATCTGCAGAATGAGCTGTAC is a genomic window of Lagenorhynchus albirostris chromosome 14, mLagAlb1.1, whole genome shotgun sequence containing:
- the B3GNT4 gene encoding N-acetyllactosaminide beta-1,3-N-acetylglucosaminyltransferase 4, with the translated sequence MFRRVGWLVLYSLAVLLLSCLFFLKKEAHPAGGPMARQPFWAPPGPRRSQCPPNHTVANASLFLPNRHRLFLTYRHCRNFSILLEPSGCAEDTFLLLAIKSQPGHVERRAAIRSTWGRAGSWAKGRQLKLVFLLGVAGSVPPAQLLAYESREFDDILQWDFAEDFFNLTLKELHLQRWVAAVCSQAHFMLKGDDDVFVHVPNVLEFLDGWDPAQDLLVGDVIRQALPNRNTKVKYFIPPSMYRAHHYPPYAGGGGYVMSRATVQHLQAAVEEAELFPIDDVFVGMCLEKLGVSPMHHAGFKTFGIRRPLDPRDPCLYRGLLLVHRLSPLQMWTMWALVTDEGLKCAAAPLSQLRGVG
- the DIABLO gene encoding diablo IAP-binding mitochondrial protein isoform X2 gives rise to the protein MAALRSWLSRSVAFFYRYKRCVAVAADCEKRRFSGLIRPWHKSVAAGFGVTLCAVPIAQKPEPHSLSNDALTRRAVSLVTDSTSTFLSQTTYALIEAITEYTKEEDAVWQVIIGARVEMTSKQQEYLKLETTWMTAVSLSEMAAEAAYQTGADQASVTARSHIQLVRSQVQEVRQLSQKAETKLAEAQTEELRQKTQEEGDERAEPEQEAYLRED
- the DIABLO gene encoding diablo IAP-binding mitochondrial protein isoform X1: MAALRSWLSRSVAFFYRYKRCVAVAADCEKRRFSGLIRPWHKSVAAGFGVTLCAVPIAQKPEPHSLSNDALTRRAVSLVTDSTSTFLSQTTYALIEAITEYTKAVYTLSSLYRQYTSLLGKMNSQEEDAVWQVIIGARVEMTSKQQEYLKLETTWMTAVSLSEMAAEAAYQTGADQASVTARSHIQLVRSQVQEVRQLSQKAETKLAEAQTEELRQKTQEEGDERAEPEQEAYLRED